TGTACCCAGAATCTACTCTAATTGCAAGGTTTTACCTATTATTTCAAGTGTTATCTTCGTTGAAAATTAGAATTTTTAAGATCCCATTTGATTGTATCAATTATAGGAAATCTTAGCTGGAGAATTGATCAACATATTGTCAATAGAAAATCAATATTAACTGTTTACAATCAtatattttctgtctttttctgGAAGGAAATTTTGATCTTTGCTcctatattatatttttatggCAAATGCAAGGATTAATATATTTGAttgaaaaagaggaaagatgGTTTCTTTAGCTTGAATCTTTCGCAACTCACGAGATTGTTGATGCTAGTTGGTATTGATGGTTTAGAACTGAAAAATCTTAGTCACAAACTAGTCATAGTTATGAAGGACAGCTTGCTTGTTAATGCCTATGGGCTTGGTACCTTAGACCTGGGTTTGAAACTGAATTCCACTCTCTAAAATGAATttcaatcaataaaaataaataaattaacatTGATTGTAAACAGAGGTTACTTGTTAACTTTTCATAAACAGTGCCTTTTATGTTGCCAAAGTGATTGAttagttactattttttatttcttgtagGTCTTGAACCTGGGGAAAGATATTACTTCAAGTGCGGGGACAGTTCATTATTGACTATGAGTGAAGAACGTATATTTGAGACCTTTCCATTGCCTGGTCCAAATAGTTATCCTCGTCGGATAGCTGTTGTTGGAGATATAGGCCTGACAAGCAATTCATCAACTACTCTTGATCATCTGATTGAGAATGATCCCTCAATGTTATTAATGGTTGGGGACTTAACTTATGCAAATCAGTACCTTACAACAGGTGGTAAAGGAGCTTCATGCTATTCCTGTGCTTTTCCAGATGCACCCATCAGAGAGACGTATCAACCCCGCTGGGATGGCTGGGGAAGGTAGTATTCCTCCTCTCAGAAATTCTTGTGATCAGTGTTCCCTGAGTAGGCTAGCCTAGTTATGACTGGAAGTGGCCTTGAAGTAGATCATGAATGAAGCTTTATGTAGTCATCTGAGAATTGCTGCACATTAGGAACCAATTTCTCTTCTGAAAAAATGATTCTAGTTCACTTTATCTATGAAAATTTGTTCTATTTCATTAGGTagatggattttttttgtttgaatttggtTCTTCTCCTACTTTGTTATCATGAATGTTGACATTCATAAAAGGTATAACTTGGTTTACACTGCCCCGTTGAGATAAGTTTATCCCACGGTCCACTATTTGAGACACATGGTGATTCTCAACGTGAGATAGACATGTGTTGGTTTGGATTAGCCAGAAGTCAAAATTTCAgaacctaattcaatcaaataccctctcGTGTTTTGGCATTCATCCTTGTATTTTTCAGTCATCCGTGTATGCCCATGCACCCTGCCATAGTCCCTAGATTTTGAAAGTTTTATTTGTCACTTGGCAATATccgtttgggctgaaacttgacatgtaggCAGGGGACATTGGGGGTCTACCCCTCCACAAAATTTGGGACTCATCCGATTTTCCACGTGGAAGATATTTGGGCTGTTGAGATAACTTTTGCCCTACATAAAGTCACTCATTTTGAAAACATTGAAAGAAACTTTGCAAGACTCTTCTATTGTTGTAAAACTCCAGGTAGTCTTCTGAAACAATGCCTtagccaaggtttaaagtattaaTATGTTTCCTTGATATGGTCCAATTTGTATCCCTTTTTCTGCCTGGCATTATTGTTAAGATAGGTATCATTTGGGGTATTATTGTCAAACCCCAGTGCGGTACATTAAGTGATTGACCATGATAAGGtggagtgtccctattgtggtaTAATTGGTTTAGTTGTAGTTTGTTTCTAGTTGTGTTAGTTGATGTAATTAGTAAATCTCCTATTGTTTCTCTACATCAGCAAGGACTGACGAGCCCTTGCTGCATTGTAAATGGTAATTGCTATATATATACAGTGGGGGGCTGCTGATATGAGGAAgttaatttttacttcatttgtTTCTTCTACAGATCAGCtgggtgatatgtttaccatGCCGCTGTTTCGTCCTACTTTCCGGAAAgattgttccaagctgggcatgggtgatttatatgctccagcttgggGGGGAGTATTAAGATAGATACcataggggtattattgtcaaaCTCCTGCAGTACATTAAGTAATTAACCATGATAAGGGGTACCTATCTTACCAAATATGATACAGAAGACCAGAAGTGTCTTAATTAAATACGGAGTGGTATCAAACGTATCAGGTACATCTATGTTTAAAGTATTTAGCTATGTCAAAAGCTATGTTACCATGGGATATGTCTCCATATTTCAACATCCTGACACTGGTGCTAAGAGGGGGAACTGAAAGTTCCTTTATAAGTGAGTGCATCAAATTGTCAGTCATGTTTGGTAATGGTAGATTCGATTCATACATATAACAGAGCAtctcaaaagaaatttttttttttacttccttaTCTCTAAACTCTCTTTCTGTTGTATGTGATAATAAAAAACTTTTACAGAAAGAACCGGAATGTGAAACTTAGTCTTTGGTTTGTCACGCATGTGCTGCCTGTTGGGGGTaggatgtcttgtattctgtcgCTTGGGTTTGTGGGCTGATTCTGAAGAGCCGTTAAAATCCCGCAGGATGTCTTGTATTGATTGTTAGGATGCTAGTTCATCAACCAGCACTAGCTGTTAACCATCTATCTGAAATTCAGGAGTGTTGCATATGATGGATATGTTTCCCTAACAACTATTTTGGACTTGAGATAAGGCTTGATTGAGTTCATTTCTTACAAAACCATTTTGCTGAAACATAATAGGATTTCAACAACTGCTAGAGCATAGAGGTAGTTAGATTTGCAGATGCATGATTTTCATATGGTTTGACGTTATTTAATTCAATTCTAGGTTTATGGAGCCACTGATTTCAAGAGTGCCTATGATGGTGATTGAAGGCAACCATGAGATTGAGCCTCAAGCTGGTGGCATCACTTTCAAATCATATGAGACGCGATTCTCTGTTCCCTCACAGGAGTCGGGCTCCAATAGTAGTTTCTACTACTCATTCAATGCAGGGGGAATACATTTTATCATGTTGGGAGGATATATTGACTACAACAGTACTGGTGATTGTTATTATCTCTATAATTCAATATTTATGTAGAATTGTAGTAGTATTAGGCTTTCAGCTGCTTTTTTTGTTCCCCAATTCATGGAGTGTTTTAGGTTCCATTGCTCCCAGTTGTAATACATCCTTTTACAACTCTAAAACAAGTCCTTGTTGCAGGTGCTCAATATGCTTGGCTAAAGAAAGATTTACATCAAGTAGACCGCAGTGTGACCCCTTGGGTGGTGGCTGCTTGGCATCCACCTTGGTATAATAGTTATTCATCACATTATCAGGAATTTGAATGCATGCGGCAGGAGATGGAAGCACTTCTTTATCAATATGGTGTCGATGTTGTCTTCTCTGGTCATGTAAGTTTTAGCTTTCTTAATTCACCTAGATTTGGCAATCCTATCTAGTTGTTCAGGCATCGAGCTATCTTCATTTCCTAGCCAACATTAAACAGTAAATACATCACATCTATCCTTTGTACTTTTAGCTAATCTCTAAGTACAGCTATGTAGCACACACTATGGTTGATTTGTACTTTTAGCTAATCCAATAATAGAGATATTGTAGTATAAACCATAGTTTATCTGGTGTAAAAGAATTTTATGTGCCAATGACAGGTTCATGCTTATGAGCGGATGAATAGGGTGTACAATTACACGTTGGATCCATGTGGACCTGTCTACATAACAGTAGGAGATGGTGGTAACATTGAGAAAGTGGATCTTGAGCATGCAGATGACCCTGGAAAGTGCCCTTCATCTGGAGATAACATACCTGAATTCGGAGGGGTATGCCATTTGAATTTCTCCTCAGGACCTGCAAAGGGAAATTTTTGTTGGGACAAACAACCAGAGTGGAGTGCTTATAGGGAGAGCAGCTTTGGCCATGGAATACTTGAGGTAAGCCCTTCAAGTCTGCAAGTCAATCTAATCCATTGCACACTGAACAGAGTATCTTGGAAATATATAAAACATACTTGTATATAGAACTTCACTGGCACTAAGTTGTACAAATTTATATATGAACACCAAGAAGCAATAAATTCAAGTCAGGTTTCCCTGGCCTTAAAAAACTCATTCAATATATTGGAGTCTCCTGCAAGTCTGCTTAATGTTGCATCTATCAGCTTTTATAAATCTTCCTTATTTTTGTGGATGGATGTTTTCCTTGCAGGTTGTAAACTCGACATATGCCTTGTGGACTTGGCACAGGAATCAGGACATTTATAACAACAGCTATGGGGATCAAATATACATAGTTCGCCAGCCTCAATTGTGCTCCACGAATACCAGCAATTCGACCACATCAAGCTCCACAAATACTAGCAATTCGGCCACATCAAGCTCCACGAATACCAGAAATTCGGTCACATCAAATGTTGGTTTTTATGGCCTGAAAttgcatttttcatttttatatgGATTTATTTATTCGTTCTTTTATATTGTAATTATAATTGCATCTGTATTATTTTGAGATACTTACAGCAATGTTCCCCCTCCTTCCCCCCAGTGACCTCTTTTGTGGGTTCAATCTCTTTCACTTTCTAGGCTAATCAATAGACTAAATCTAACAGTTACTACTGTAggtaaaaaattatgaaaacttCCCATTTAAACT
The nucleotide sequence above comes from Telopea speciosissima isolate NSW1024214 ecotype Mountain lineage chromosome 3, Tspe_v1, whole genome shotgun sequence. Encoded proteins:
- the LOC122655724 gene encoding purple acid phosphatase 23 isoform X1, translated to MEDCKCKVWSPLFMVSLFLSSTTLVFVNSIPTTLEGPFEPVTQRFDPSLRQGSDDLPMTNSRLAKKVNSTFPEQIALAISSPTSIWVSWVTGDAQIGTNVKPLDPSTVGSEVWYGKESGKYPFTQRGTSTVYSQLYPYEGLLNYTSGIIHHVKLEGLEPGERYYFKCGDSSLLTMSEERIFETFPLPGPNSYPRRIAVVGDIGLTSNSSTTLDHLIENDPSMLLMVGDLTYANQYLTTGGKGASCYSCAFPDAPIRETYQPRWDGWGRFMEPLISRVPMMVIEGNHEIEPQAGGITFKSYETRFSVPSQESGSNSSFYYSFNAGGIHFIMLGGYIDYNSTGAQYAWLKKDLHQVDRSVTPWVVAAWHPPWYNSYSSHYQEFECMRQEMEALLYQYGVDVVFSGHVHAYERMNRVYNYTLDPCGPVYITVGDGGNIEKVDLEHADDPGKCPSSGDNIPEFGGVCHLNFSSGPAKGNFCWDKQPEWSAYRESSFGHGILEMFSLQVVNSTYALWTWHRNQDIYNNSYGDQIYIVRQPQLCSTNTSNSTTSSSTNTSNSATSSSTNTRNSVTSNVGFYGLKLHFSFLYGFIYSFFYIVIIIASVLF
- the LOC122655724 gene encoding purple acid phosphatase 23 isoform X2, whose translation is MEDCKCKVWSPLFMVSLFLSSTTLVFVNSIPTTLEGPFEPVTQRFDPSLRQGSDDLPMTNSRLAKKVNSTFPEQIALAISSPTSIWVSWVTGDAQIGTNVKPLDPSTVGSEVWYGKESGKYPFTQRGTSTVYSQLYPYEGLLNYTSGIIHHVKLEGLEPGERYYFKCGDSSLLTMSEERIFETFPLPGPNSYPRRIAVVGDIGLTSNSSTTLDHLIENDPSMLLMVGDLTYANQYLTTGGKGASCYSCAFPDAPIRETYQPRWDGWGRFMEPLISRVPMMVIEGNHEIEPQAGGITFKSYETRFSVPSQESGSNSSFYYSFNAGGIHFIMLGGYIDYNSTGAQYAWLKKDLHQVDRSVTPWVVAAWHPPWYNSYSSHYQEFECMRQEMEALLYQYGVDVVFSGHVHAYERMNRVYNYTLDPCGPVYITVGDGGNIEKVDLEHADDPGKCPSSGDNIPEFGGVCHLNFSSGPAKGNFCWDKQPEWSAYRESSFGHGILEVVNSTYALWTWHRNQDIYNNSYGDQIYIVRQPQLCSTNTSNSTTSSSTNTSNSATSSSTNTRNSVTSNVGFYGLKLHFSFLYGFIYSFFYIVIIIASVLF